In Nicotiana tabacum cultivar K326 chromosome 17, ASM71507v2, whole genome shotgun sequence, one DNA window encodes the following:
- the LOC142171670 gene encoding uncharacterized protein LOC142171670 yields the protein MLNAREELEHEIVWELKSGTTNIWHENWTGLGALYHVLPKDFPINEGLQEVAELRQREAWDDQLLDQTFNEEIVEHIRLNVHYEGSEGYWDRPYWMPTPSGKFSVSSAWQILRHRADPNQEFKLMWIKGLPFKISFFLWRLWRQKIATDDM from the coding sequence ATGCTGAATGCTAGGGAAGAATTAGAACATGAGATTGTATGGGAATTGAAGAGTGGAACAACTAATATTTGGCATGAAAATTGGACTGGATTGGGTGCACTTTATCACGTATTACCTAAAGACTTTCCAATCAATGAAGGTCTTCAGGAGGTGGCAGAACTGCGGCAAAGGGAAGCATGGGATGATCAGCTTCTAGATCAAACTTTCAATGAGGAAATTGTAGAACATATAAGGCTAAATGTGCATTATGAAGGCAGTGAGGGATATTGGGATAGGCCATACTGGATGCCAACTCCTTCAGGCAAGTTCAGTGTTAGCAGTGCTTGGCAGATATTAAGGCATAGAGCTGATCCTAATCAGGAATTCAAGTTAATGTGGATTAAAGGTTTGCCattcaagatatccttcttcttgTGGAGATTGTGGAGGCAGAAAATAGCCACCGATGACATGTAG